The proteins below are encoded in one region of Carcharodon carcharias isolate sCarCar2 chromosome 2, sCarCar2.pri, whole genome shotgun sequence:
- the LOC121290617 gene encoding leucine-rich alpha-2-glycoprotein-like encodes MDAMKTTAALFLSYFCISSSVAICPSDCTCYFSNNITSVICVSVESLHEVPENIPSSATSISLEFTNITTLKEKDFVGLFQLQELHLSSNKLTNISSGALKDLHQLTVLDLTNNLLNTFPRDLFSTSLNLTTLSLEGNKLQTVNPLWFQHLHRLESLSLSNNMLKSLPPNSFQNLTNLITLDLSSNKLENFPATLLNKLSKLERLNLGNNQLHSILPGTFDRVLNLEYLFLGGNKIKAIPVGLFNKLLKLDTIDFSENSLESLPSGIFDKLLNIGMKWQQGLDLSLNPWVCNCDLMYLWRWIKINSKKLYAIDSTVCAKPETVSGKQVNTLSEVELMC; translated from the coding sequence ATGGATGCCATGAAGACCACTGCAGCACTGTTCCTGAGCTATTTTTGCATTTCATCTTCCGTGGCCATTTGCCCCAGTGACTGCACTTGTTACTTCTCTAACAATATCACATCTGTGATTTGTGTCTCAGTTGAATCTCTTCACGAAGTACCAGAAAACATTCCGTCCAGTGCAACAAGCATATCACTAGAATTCACCAACATTACCACCCTAAAAGAAAAGGATTTTGTTGGGCTTTTCCAACTCCAGGAGCTTCATCTTTCAAGCAATAAGTTGACAAACATCTCTTCAGGTGCACTAAAAGATCTTCATCAGCTGACAGTCCTCGATTTGACCAACAATTTGCTGAATACATTCCCACGAGATTTATTTAGCACCTCTCTTAATCTAACCACATTGAGTTTAGAGGGAAACAAATTACAAACTGTAAATCCTTTATGGTTTCAACATCTTCACAGGCTTGAATCACTGAGTTTATCAAACAATATGTTGAAATCCTTACCTCCCAATTCATTTCAAAATCTGACTAATTTGATAACACTTGATCTTTCCAGTAATAAACTTGAAAATTTCCCAGCaactttattgaacaaattgtctaaGCTGGAGAGGTTAAACCTGGGAAATAATCAGTTGCACAGCATTCTCCCTGGTACCTTTGATCGTGTGCTCAATTTAGAATATTTGTTTCTTGGTGGTAATAAAATTAAGGCGATTCCAGTGGGGCTGTTTAATAAACTACTGAAGCTAGACACAATAGACTTTTCAGAGAATAGCTTAGAGTCACTTCCTTCAGGAATATTTGATAAACTCCTGAACATTGGGATGAAATGGCAGCAGGGCTTAGATCTCTCATTGAATCCATGGGTTTGTAACTGTGACTTAATGTATCTGTGGCGCTGGATAAAAATAAATTCTAAAAAACTATACGCAATTGACTCAACAGTATGTGCAAAACCTGAAACAGTCAGTGGGAAACAGGTTAATACACTATCTGAAGTGGAGCTAATGTGTTAA